tccaaaatatatatttttctattttatctctaagttttacattttactATACATCacattctctatttttttttctctatatcatttaaatattatatttttaaatattttttattcatttcaaatattttttataactatcaataatatccttatatattttaatgttataatattGGGTTGAATGATGAATAGTATACATTAGATATAGCTTTGTACATTTACTATACAGTTAAATTAAAAAAAGTTATACAATAAATTATTTATCCTTTAAACTATTTTAACCTTTGTTTATAATATTTAGTTAGATTTATAttattcattatttattatgtaaatatattatattattatccctatttgtttttatatatataaacataaataaaactatttcataattttttttctttctatatattatatatatttatatacctattaaaaaagttttatttatattttataatattattatatttaattttttaatatattttattttattttaacacaACATTACATATACTTAATATAAAATATGACATATTTGTAAAttgatcatatattttataatattaataattaaaataaaaaatatatatagattggtattagaaaatatataaattaatagttatagaaaatatttgaaatgaataaaaaaatatttaaaatataatatttaaatgatataaagaaaaaaaatagaaaaattgatGAATAGTATAATATAAAACTTAGAgataatataaaaaatgtgtgttttataaaaatatttaaaaaaaatgaagtagAAGAACTATTCAAGGGCCCTGcacaaaactaaagaaactatTTCATTTTATGAGCGGTTTGTGATTGTTGGTGTCAGAAACTTAGTTGTGTGTAATTATCTCTTGTTCGCTTTATTCCCACAACACAaataaataatagtaataatagaattatattcattaaaaaaataaaataaaataagaaattccAAATCTCTCCAATCTTGTTCCACGTTTTTGTTAGTTGTTTTTTTTATAGATAATATAATGTGACTATAATGAGTCCGTACGCCttaattttcccacgggctgattagtgaGCTAAGCTACAACCTAAGCATGATTACCTCATGGACATCCCCAAAATCGAAGCTaccatcataagatcatacctccttagctcgaggtaacctaagagTTCGCCTctgattacttaaggactgagtctgggcTCTGAAAGCCGAAGGTcaagttaagtatccagctcgtggtacgagctagagttggagactatgaccctttataaaatCAACCAcgtaaggtaaacgtgcatatatcagacatcacgtgtctgatatatccctgacttctcggacacgcggcgtgaacgtgcgtattcagacacccacgactggattgggccgtgcggcccattatcccattacctattgatttgaccacacttatgtgtcaggtttaggaattaatcatgaatgtcacagagttgatacgataggtaagaaggtcacaggatgaccttcttaccaactctcaggtgtcttctcctataaatatggagaccctgagagttaataaaggttggattctctattgtaagaaatGTTAGAAAAATCAGTAATGAATAGTAATTTTTCTTTGTCCCACAATGTTTATGAATAAAAAATCTCATTAGATAGATTCTATAAATAAACCTTAGTGGTCTTAGTTTATTTTTACAccaaaaacatatacatatatatttgttttCCTTCTTTGAAGAgtgagatatatatattttcaatattgttttttcCTTTCTACTCTTTAGAGTTCTTAGATCTGTTATAGTGTGATAGAGTTCAGGTATATCGTATATTTGGTTCGGCGGCGAAGTAATTTAGTTACTTGTCGTTCACCAttgtatcctgggagatagacgtcaaaacctcgtagaggcggcgaatctgttttaaggaaactgtgtgttacacaggcctcggcttttaattttgttatttataattattgtgtaaattaattataattgctatttatattatattattcataattataatattatattgttatatatattataagttatttatattgtattatttataattataatattgttatatatattataagttatttatattgcattatttataattataatatttatgtatctttaatttagtagatataaatattgtatttatcatattgcgtttattcaagtattatatacgTTATGTTTTTCCTACAAGAAATAttctgtaatcaaatatccagtatatagtaataatactgactagtggagtagaatgattttaacctttgaaccacttaaaaaacgccTTATtgtgtcaccatttcatttcctaagatcattcatctatttcggttcacataaACACTAAtcactttttctttttttcttaatttcctgttggcgaagaaccgcgtcaacagaatcaaataattcacattgTTAGTTTAAAAAAGctaagtttatttttattaatgtttttattttttaatctagGTTATATGGTATGTGTTTATCTAATTTTaatgttttaattcatttttaattaatgaataaacaagcattcatttttgttttttttttggttactATCCAATGTTATTTAATACACTACATTATTTAATCATTATATTATGGTAAGAGATaagaataatattcattattttttacaACAATATTTGAGACAAAACATTATTATTATGGTAGTTTTTCAAATTAACTCCATTTATagctaataataatattatttttttaacaaaatggATAATCGTTTTCTAATCACTACTTAATTTCTTAAATTAGAGAAAATCTAAGTCGATATGtaacaaaatagaaaaaaattatcGAAAAAAAATTCAACAAACGAAatctaaaaaaaggaaaaaaaaaatgaaacgcCAAAATTGACTGTGTATAGGACAGTGCTGTTACTTCTCAATTTACTAAAAATAAAcgttattttcaaataattacaaaaatacaataataatattataaaattatcttttatttttatttaattagaaaagcAATCAGATCTAAGCCACGTGGCACTGTTCCCTCATCCCCTACTCGATCTCCCTCTCTATATTTTCGAATTATTTATGTATTTctacatatattttttattatttatgtttttggaccaaaactttatttattataaatttccTTCACACGCCCTCACTCATCGTCTtcatatctctttctctctctaactcacCTATATATATAAGCCCCCTCTTCAACCCTCTTCGATATCTATATATCTTATATATACACACACTCTTTCTCTCACCTCCATACCTTTCGTTTCtctgttcatttttttttttcaaaattctcttttttgtttttagttttgaATTTTCCGGCGACTATGTTGGGGGCGGTGATTCTGCCAGATCTCGGAACGCAGATTTTCATTCCGGCTTGCGCGGTGGTCGGAATTGCGTTCTCGTTGCTTCAATGGTATTTGGTATCGAAAGTTAAGCTCTCTCCGACGACCAGAGAAGCTCACAACAACGGAAAGAATGGCTACGCCGATTACCTTATCGAAGAGGAGGAAGGCCTCAACGACCACAACGTTGTCCTCAAGTGCGCTGAAATCCAAAACGCCATATCTGAAGGTCTATATTTACATCTCTCCTTTTTCTTGAGTTTCATTTCATGTTTTTTTAGCTCCAGATCCGACGTCGTTTTGTTCTTTGCCTTTTCGTTTTCTTTGCGTTCGACTTAGCTCTTAGATTGATATTAGTTTAGGGTTTCGTTGATTGATAATTGTTAGTGTCAagatttatacatatatttatttatttatttatatttaagagTTTATGTACCTCGTGGTAGGAAAATGGTCGAACAACTAGAAAGCTCTACGAACTATCCAATTCTGTTTTTGTAAATTAGATCTGAGATGGTCACTGTTGTTGAAATTGGGGTCcaccattaaaatatttataattttgtaattgaCGTTGATTCTTATTGTTTTTGTATCTTATTCCTGTTACCTTATATTTTTGTTCagatctatttatttatttattttttcattataaaatataataattttaaagtACTGTACATGGGTATGCTTAATTACGGCAAACAAGGAAAAACTTGGCCATTGTGTCATAATTGCATTTTTTATACTTTTTACTATATTACATAAATTATTATTTGCAAATTTAACATGGGTtgtttttattgtgatttttgtgTGCTACTTTCATATAAGCATGAGTTCTTAGATATAAAAGATCTGTGTTTAGATGGGCTCTGCCATTTTAAAGCCTTTTAAAATATAATAGGTAGATATGGTGGGGTTCCCCGTTTCTAGCCTTTACCAACTTATAGGAGGTTCTAGTTCTAGAATGTATTGCCTTTTGGGTTTGGGCTTCCCTGGATTTATAAGATTTTTATACAATGCTAATCAATTCGATACTGGATCAGACAGCATCTAAGCCAATAAAGACTTGACAtccttattattttttattgttggacATTAAATCTCGTGGAGAAAACACACAATACTATTCATGGGCCTGCTATAATACTTTTGTACTTTATCAAATAATTTTGCACAGAAGAACATGACATGTAGAACCGGGATTTGATTTTTTCCCCCTTAATGGAAGAATTTCTCCGTTGTTAAATAGAAATCCGCCCCTTGttcaatttataaataatttgatGGTCAGATTTCTTTTGTGTAATATATGTTCCAGTTTGCTAGATGCTAGTAAAGTTGCAAATATCTTATGTTGTAATTTCACATTTTTGAGTAAAGTTACTAATGGCTCTCAAGTTACCTGTGCTTAGAAGTTGTGTGACGGGACTTTCTCCAAAGACATGTTTTTCATGCTTTATTAAGTATTGGTTTTATAAGATAAAGTTATGGTATGTTGTAATCATGGTTTGTGGCTATTGGGACTCTCAGTGTCTTGAAATGCTCTAATATATGTGCTTGGATGTACAGGAGCAACTTCCTTCCTTTTCACGGAGTACCAGTATGTTGGCATTTTCATGGCAATCTTTGCTGTCTTGATTTTCCTTTTCCTTGGCTCTGTGGAGGGATTCAGCACAAGTTTCCAGCCGTGCACCTATGACAAGACTAAAATGTGCAAGCCAGCACTTGCTAATGCCGTCTTTAGCACCATTTCCTTTATTCTTGGTGCTGTCACATCGGTGGTTTCTGGTTTCCTTGGAATGAAAATTGCCACCTATGCAAATGCCAGAACAACGCTGGAGGCAAGGAAAGGTGTTGGAAAGGCTTTTATCACTGCATTCAGGTCTGGTGCTGTAATGGGATTTCTCCTTGCCGCAAGTGGTCTATTGGTTCTTTTTATTACTATCAATCTCTTCAAGCTGTACTATGGTGATGACTGGGAAGGTCTTTTTGAAGCTATTACTGGTTATGGGCTTGGTGGATCTTCCATGGCTCTCTTTGGTAGAGTTGGTGGGGGTATCTACACCAAAGCTGCTGATGTTGGTGCTGATCTTGTTGGCAAGGTTGAGAGGAACATCCCTGAGGATGACCCAAGGAACCCTGCTGTAAGCATTAGTTATTGtcttatttataaattttaaaaacataaataaataatcttaTATTTATAACTTTCATGTCTTCAGGTCATTGCTGACAATGTTGGTGACAATGTTGGTGATATAGCTGGTATGGGATCGGATCTTTTTGGCTCATATGCTGAGTCCTCTTGTGCTGCTCTTGTTGTTGCTTCCATCTCTTCCTTTGGGATTAATCACGAGCTGACTGCAATGCTATATCCTCTCATAATCAGCTCCGTTGGTATCCTTGTATGTTTGATCACCACCCTTTTCGCAACTGATTTCTTTGAGATAAAGAATGTGAATGAAATTGAACCCGCGTTAAAGAAGCAGCTAATCATTTCCACTGCTCTGATGACTATTGGAATTGCTGTTGTTAGTTGGATTGCCCTCCCATCTACCTTCACCATCTTTAATTTTGGAACACAGAAAGTTGTACACAACTGGTAAGTTGTAATTATAAACCTAGTTCACTTATTTCTTGTGTTGCTTGCTAACTCTTTCTTTGATgtgctaatatatatatatatatatgtatgtatatattttttctctCCGTACAGGCAACTTTTCTTATGTGTTGCTGTTGGTCTCTGGGCTGGACTTATCATTGGTTTTGTCACCGAGTATTATACTAGCAATGCATACAGGTAACTAGCATCTTTATATCTTGGTATGTGTATTCCAGTACAATGATTGCGAGTTGACAATTTTCTTTTTAACTGTGTAGCCCTGTGCAAGACGTTGCCGATTCTTGCCGGACTGGAGCTGCCACTAATGTTATCTTTGGTCTCGCATTGGGATACAAATCTGTCATCATTCCCATTTTTGCTATTGCAGCAAGCATTTTTGTTAGTTTTAGCTTCGCTGCTATGTATGGTATTGCTGTAGCTGCACTTGGAATGCTGAGTACCATTGCAACTGGATTGGCCATTGATGCATATGGCCCAATCAGTGACAATGCTGGAGGTATTGCTGAGATGGCTGGTATGAGCCACAGAATCCGAGAGAGAACTGATGCTCTTGATGCTGCTGGAAACACCACTGCTGCTATTGGAAAGGTTTGAAATTCTTTAACTCCTAACTTAGTCTGCATGCCAAAATTCAGCAAGCACAGAGGGGAATGTTAAACCTGCTTTCATCTTCTCTTTTCTcacaagttaatttaaaatttagaACATTAtttcttcctttcatcatcaaTAACAGTTTAATTTTCTCACGAGCTCTTTAGAATATAAATTGTGCCTGATAGTTGTTTTCTGTTTTGTTTTTCAGGGTTTTGCTATTGGTTCTGCTGCCCTTGTATCCCTAGCTCTTTTCGGTGCCTTCGTCAGCCGTGCAGCTATCACAACAGTTGATGTCTTAACCCCAAAGGTGTTCATTGGTTTAATTGTTGGTGCCATGCTTCCATATTGGTTCTCTGCCATGACAATGAAGAGTGTTGGAAGTGCGGCTCTAAAGATGGTTGAGGAAGTGCGTAGGCAGTTCAACACCATCCCAGGTCTCATGGAGGGCACTACCAAGCCTGACTATGCAACCTGCGTGAAGATCTCAA
The Humulus lupulus chromosome 6, drHumLupu1.1, whole genome shotgun sequence DNA segment above includes these coding regions:
- the LOC133782811 gene encoding pyrophosphate-energized vacuolar membrane proton pump → MLGAVILPDLGTQIFIPACAVVGIAFSLLQWYLVSKVKLSPTTREAHNNGKNGYADYLIEEEEGLNDHNVVLKCAEIQNAISEGATSFLFTEYQYVGIFMAIFAVLIFLFLGSVEGFSTSFQPCTYDKTKMCKPALANAVFSTISFILGAVTSVVSGFLGMKIATYANARTTLEARKGVGKAFITAFRSGAVMGFLLAASGLLVLFITINLFKLYYGDDWEGLFEAITGYGLGGSSMALFGRVGGGIYTKAADVGADLVGKVERNIPEDDPRNPAVIADNVGDNVGDIAGMGSDLFGSYAESSCAALVVASISSFGINHELTAMLYPLIISSVGILVCLITTLFATDFFEIKNVNEIEPALKKQLIISTALMTIGIAVVSWIALPSTFTIFNFGTQKVVHNWQLFLCVAVGLWAGLIIGFVTEYYTSNAYSPVQDVADSCRTGAATNVIFGLALGYKSVIIPIFAIAASIFVSFSFAAMYGIAVAALGMLSTIATGLAIDAYGPISDNAGGIAEMAGMSHRIRERTDALDAAGNTTAAIGKGFAIGSAALVSLALFGAFVSRAAITTVDVLTPKVFIGLIVGAMLPYWFSAMTMKSVGSAALKMVEEVRRQFNTIPGLMEGTTKPDYATCVKISTDASIKEMIPPGALVMLTPLIVGIFFGVETLSGVLAGSLISGVQIAISASNTGGAWDNAKKYIEAGSSEHARSLGPKGSDPHKAAVIGDTIGDPLKDTSGPSLNILIKLMAVESLVFAPFFATHGGLLFKIF